From Streptomyces sp. Edi4, one genomic window encodes:
- a CDS encoding MFS transporter: MPRPYNAVGWRPCPPPPRGRQHCCRLAVRCAPTPSLPSSTGSATASSTPAPSSTSPGSSGSARPRSDSGSRWPRCSAPPCPSRPAGRLGDRLGHRRIYLATILVRAVAFAGYLAVGSFAGFLAVVCLISLAESASRPVKNAYLAQLADPTALVAASAYSRVMLNIGFSLGSLGAGAALALDSRAGYAALVIGDCLSYVLVAGIVLRMPEGNRTGAAATVAGPKRRGALRDGRFLLLAALSGLLYVNAEVVTIGLPLWISQRTEAPRWSIAALMLLNTALAILLQVRAARGSDTVPGAAVAGRRAGVVLLAACAVTATTAGLPGAWGVAVLAVGVALLTAGELLASASGWGISYGLAAVERQGEYLGAWGLASDLARAGGPLLVAVLVTHGGRAGWLALGALFLTAGTVTVPVATRKPRAPRPAVTRKMAR; encoded by the coding sequence GTGCCCCGCCCCTACAACGCAGTTGGGTGGAGGCCATGTCCTCCACCCCCACGCGGGCGGCAGCACTGCTGCCGTCTCGCGGTCCGCTGCGCGCCTACGCCGTCACTACCCTCATCGACTGGATCGGCAACGGCCTCTTCCACACCGGCGCCATCATCTACTTCACCCGGGTCGTCGGGCTCGGCGCGGCCCAGGTCGGACTCGGGCTCACGGTGGCCGCGCTGCTCGGCCCCGCCATGTCCGTCCCGGCCGGCCGGCCGGCTCGGCGACCGGCTCGGCCACCGCCGGATATACCTGGCGACGATCCTCGTCCGCGCGGTGGCCTTCGCCGGATATCTCGCGGTCGGCTCCTTCGCCGGCTTCCTCGCGGTGGTGTGCCTGATCTCCCTGGCCGAGAGCGCTTCCAGACCGGTGAAGAACGCCTACCTCGCCCAGCTGGCCGATCCCACGGCGCTGGTCGCGGCCAGCGCGTACAGCAGGGTCATGCTCAATATCGGCTTCTCGCTCGGCAGCCTCGGTGCGGGCGCGGCGCTCGCCCTCGACTCCCGTGCCGGATACGCGGCGCTGGTCATCGGCGACTGCCTCTCCTACGTGCTCGTCGCGGGGATCGTGCTGCGCATGCCCGAGGGGAACAGGACCGGGGCAGCCGCGACCGTAGCGGGACCCAAGCGGCGCGGCGCCCTGCGCGACGGGCGTTTCCTGCTGCTGGCCGCGCTCTCCGGGCTCCTCTACGTCAACGCCGAAGTCGTCACCATCGGTCTGCCGCTGTGGATTTCGCAGCGCACCGAGGCGCCCCGCTGGTCGATCGCCGCGCTCATGCTTCTCAACACCGCGCTCGCGATCCTGCTTCAGGTGCGGGCGGCGCGCGGCAGCGACACCGTGCCCGGGGCCGCGGTGGCCGGCCGGCGCGCGGGGGTGGTGCTGCTCGCCGCCTGCGCCGTGACGGCGACGACGGCCGGGCTCCCTGGGGCGTGGGGCGTCGCGGTGCTCGCCGTCGGCGTGGCTCTGCTCACGGCGGGTGAACTGCTGGCGTCGGCCTCCGGCTGGGGCATCTCGTACGGGCTCGCCGCGGTGGAGCGTCAGGGCGAGTACCTGGGTGCCTGGGGCCTCGCCTCCGACCTGGCCCGTGCGGGCGGGCCGCTGCTCGTCGCGGTTCTGGTCACGCACGGCGGCCGCGCGGGCTGGCTGGCGCTGGGCGCCCTGTTCCTGACGGCGGGCACGGTCACGGTGCCGGTGGCGACCCGGAAGCCCCGGGCGCCGCGCCCGGCTGTGACGCGGAAGATGGCCCGCTGA
- a CDS encoding histidine kinase gives MGLERAASSRNTPPPARTVRALRLGSAALVLAVALPTCLAAGTGPGAIVALLLALAQAALLWWVAARPGAVLAASAPLGAAMWLLLPALSVTGAFIGAQIALCALSALRPARLSRWGLLGLLALAPLAYAGAGTVALVTHVLAVTLAWTAGQWRRAHQDRLAAETRRAVAEERARIAREVHDVVAHTVSVMVIQASAAQDVFATHPEQARNALRAIDSAGRSALGELRVLLRAEAGDGGAVDGGGGADGGGDGRRPPRGLGDLAELAENARAAGLGVEVSEEGASLTPPTAVDLAAYRIVQEALTNTMRHSGASRVRVAVRRDQDAVRIEVSDNGRAGSGSWRSGGSGRGLAGMRERAALLGGTLEAGPGPEGGFEVRAVLPIRYAS, from the coding sequence GTGGGTCTCGAACGCGCTGCGAGCAGCAGGAACACCCCTCCACCGGCCCGGACGGTCCGGGCGCTGCGGCTGGGTTCGGCGGCGCTGGTCCTCGCCGTGGCGCTGCCCACCTGTCTGGCGGCCGGCACCGGGCCGGGGGCCATCGTCGCGCTCCTGCTCGCCCTCGCCCAGGCCGCCCTGCTGTGGTGGGTGGCGGCCCGGCCCGGCGCCGTACTGGCCGCGAGCGCGCCGCTGGGGGCCGCGATGTGGCTGCTCCTGCCCGCGCTGAGCGTGACCGGCGCGTTCATCGGGGCACAGATCGCGCTGTGCGCGCTCTCGGCGCTGCGGCCGGCGCGTCTGTCGCGGTGGGGGCTTCTCGGCCTGCTCGCGCTCGCGCCGCTCGCCTACGCGGGCGCGGGCACGGTGGCGCTCGTGACCCATGTCCTGGCCGTGACGCTGGCGTGGACGGCGGGACAGTGGCGCCGGGCCCACCAGGACCGGCTGGCCGCCGAGACGCGGCGCGCGGTGGCCGAGGAGCGGGCCAGGATCGCCCGCGAGGTACACGACGTGGTGGCGCACACCGTCTCGGTGATGGTCATCCAGGCGAGCGCGGCGCAGGACGTGTTCGCCACCCACCCCGAGCAGGCCAGGAACGCGCTGCGCGCCATCGACAGCGCGGGCCGCTCGGCGCTCGGGGAGCTACGGGTCCTGCTGCGCGCGGAGGCGGGCGACGGCGGTGCCGTCGACGGGGGCGGCGGCGCGGACGGCGGCGGTGACGGGCGGCGGCCGCCGCGTGGGCTCGGGGACCTGGCCGAGCTGGCCGAGAACGCGCGGGCCGCCGGGCTCGGCGTGGAGGTGTCCGAGGAGGGCGCGTCCCTGACGCCGCCGACCGCCGTGGACCTCGCGGCGTACCGGATCGTGCAGGAGGCCCTGACCAACACCATGCGGCACTCGGGGGCGAGCCGGGTGCGGGTGGCGGTGCGCCGGGACCAGGACGCGGTACGCATCGAGGTGAGCGACAACGGCCGTGCGGGGAGCGGGAGTTGGCGCTCGGGCGGCTCGGGGCGCGGGCTCGCGGGGATGCGTGAGCGGGCCGCTCTGCTCGGCGGCACCCTGGAGGCGGGACCGGGGCCCGAGGGAGGTTTCGAGGTGCGTGCCGTGCTGCCGATAAGGTACGCGTCGTGA
- a CDS encoding DUF5937 family protein, producing MLSYILGVDDLADMRFACSPLLETATSLWALRRPDKYALHLPWIRRTREALAREGAPDTGLLGELTVDGSGWIPDFITPRPDSPLPDVADELRRLRATAPDKALADVRAAYANRPLPPRLSQLATDPRKLTAAVADAVEAYWELAIAPHWSRMRAVLEADMVHRAQLLARDGAAALLTSLDPSATWDNGRLTLFVHRDLHMATGVDGRGFWLVPTLFAQHTISPVGADERPTIAYPARGVATLWETRPPRPAGALAALVGGPKSALLTALRGPASTTGLARRLGVTASAVSHHLAVLHRTGLVSRARAGRVVLYARTELGDELTRDG from the coding sequence ATGCTCAGCTACATCCTCGGCGTCGACGATCTCGCCGACATGCGTTTCGCCTGCTCACCGCTGCTGGAGACCGCGACAAGCCTGTGGGCGCTGCGCCGGCCGGACAAGTACGCGCTGCACCTTCCGTGGATCCGGCGTACCCGTGAGGCGCTGGCGCGCGAAGGCGCCCCGGACACGGGACTGCTCGGCGAACTCACCGTCGACGGCAGCGGCTGGATCCCCGACTTCATCACGCCGCGCCCCGACTCGCCGCTGCCGGACGTCGCGGACGAGCTGCGCCGCCTGCGCGCCACCGCGCCGGACAAGGCGCTCGCCGATGTACGGGCCGCGTACGCGAACCGTCCGCTGCCGCCCCGGCTGTCCCAACTGGCAACCGATCCAAGGAAGTTGACGGCGGCCGTCGCGGATGCGGTGGAGGCGTACTGGGAGCTGGCGATCGCGCCGCACTGGTCGCGGATGCGAGCGGTCCTGGAGGCGGACATGGTGCACCGGGCGCAACTGCTCGCCCGGGACGGCGCGGCGGCCCTGCTCACCTCGCTCGACCCGTCGGCCACGTGGGACAACGGGCGGCTGACCCTGTTCGTGCACCGGGACCTGCACATGGCGACGGGCGTCGACGGGCGCGGGTTCTGGCTCGTACCGACGCTGTTCGCGCAGCACACGATCAGCCCGGTCGGCGCGGACGAGCGGCCCACGATCGCCTACCCGGCGCGAGGGGTGGCCACGTTGTGGGAGACCCGGCCGCCCCGGCCGGCGGGCGCGCTGGCCGCGCTGGTGGGCGGCCCGAAATCCGCGCTGCTGACCGCGCTCCGGGGCCCCGCGTCGACGACGGGGCTCGCGCGGCGCCTGGGGGTCACGGCGAGCGCGGTCTCCCACCATCTCGCGGTCCTGCACCGCACGGGCCTCGTCAGTCGCGCGCGGGCGGGGCGGGTGGTGCTGTATGCCCGTACGGAACTGGGCGACGAACTGACCCGCGACGGCTGA
- a CDS encoding XdhC/CoxI family protein, with translation MLDIAEELNRWVEQGREFAVATVVAVGGSAPRQPGAALAVDSEGTAIGSVSGGCVEGAVYELCQQALEDGETVLERFGYSDEDAFAVGLTCGGVIDILITPVRTDAPGRPVFAAALAAAARGESAAVARVTDGPAELMGRALLVRPDGRCEGALGGHPELDRAVADEAAALLDAGRTATLSLGADGRLCGQPLTVLVESSVPAPRMIVFGAIDFAAALVRVGKFLNYHVTVCDARPVFATKARFPEADEIVVEWPHEYLQRTDTDARTVLCVLTHDAKFDIPLLESALRMPVAYVGAMGSRRTHLDRNKRLREVGVTELELNRLRSPIGLDLGARTPEETALSIAAEIVANRRGGTGAALTGAHTPIHHDASNTPDRHIGSVA, from the coding sequence ATGCTGGACATCGCCGAAGAGCTCAACCGGTGGGTCGAGCAGGGACGCGAGTTCGCCGTGGCCACCGTGGTGGCCGTCGGCGGCAGCGCGCCCCGGCAGCCGGGCGCGGCCCTCGCCGTCGACAGCGAGGGCACGGCGATCGGCTCGGTCTCCGGCGGATGTGTGGAGGGCGCCGTCTACGAACTCTGCCAACAGGCGCTCGAAGACGGCGAGACCGTGCTCGAACGCTTCGGATACAGCGACGAGGACGCCTTCGCGGTCGGCCTGACCTGCGGCGGCGTCATCGACATCCTCATCACCCCGGTCCGCACGGACGCGCCAGGGCGCCCGGTGTTCGCGGCCGCGCTCGCCGCCGCCGCGCGGGGCGAGTCCGCCGCCGTCGCTCGCGTCACCGACGGGCCCGCCGAGCTCATGGGCCGCGCCCTGCTCGTCCGCCCGGACGGACGCTGCGAGGGCGCGCTCGGCGGACACCCCGAACTGGACCGCGCCGTCGCCGACGAGGCCGCCGCCCTCCTGGACGCCGGCCGCACCGCCACGCTCTCGCTCGGCGCGGACGGCCGCCTGTGCGGACAGCCGCTCACCGTCTTGGTCGAATCGAGCGTCCCGGCCCCCCGGATGATCGTCTTCGGCGCCATCGACTTCGCCGCCGCCCTGGTCAGGGTGGGCAAATTCCTCAACTACCACGTCACCGTCTGCGACGCCCGGCCCGTCTTCGCGACGAAGGCCCGCTTCCCCGAGGCGGACGAGATCGTCGTGGAGTGGCCGCACGAATACCTCCAGCGCACGGACACCGACGCGCGCACCGTGCTGTGCGTCCTCACGCACGACGCCAAGTTCGACATCCCGCTGCTTGAGAGCGCTCTGAGGATGCCGGTCGCCTACGTCGGCGCGATGGGCTCGCGCCGCACCCACCTGGACCGCAACAAGAGGCTGCGCGAGGTGGGCGTCACCGAGCTCGAACTCAACCGGCTGCGCTCCCCGATCGGCCTCGACCTCGGCGCCCGTACGCCCGAGGAGACGGCCCTCTCCATCGCCGCGGAGATCGTCGCGAACCGGCGCGGCGGCACCGGAGCCGCACTGACCGGCGCCCACACCCCGATCCACCACGACGCCTCGAACACCCCGGACCGCCACATCGGATCGGTCGCCTGA
- a CDS encoding polysaccharide deacetylase family protein has translation MARLTAHTRRIVMAAAAALVTTGGVAAAVFLGSDTSASGPGPVLAHASATHASDDKPAARPAPSGPGGSDSAPDGSDGSGDATGPAAPPGADGISETIDHATESGGKSVSITIDDGPSPVWTPKILAVLKQYDVKATFCMIGPQAKANPALVKQIVAAGHRLCDHTVSHDEAMNKKPLAYQSSEVLDAQKMIEEAAGGAKVRYFRAPGGAFTPDNRHIAASHGMRPLGWNVDTKDWKQPGTATIVNTVKQELKNGPIVLFHDGGGARAQTVDALKDVLPWLAQQGYTFSFPAV, from the coding sequence ATGGCGCGACTGACCGCCCACACACGCCGCATCGTGATGGCCGCAGCGGCGGCCCTGGTCACGACGGGCGGCGTGGCCGCCGCGGTGTTCCTCGGCAGCGACACATCCGCCAGCGGCCCCGGCCCCGTCCTCGCGCACGCCTCGGCCACCCACGCCTCGGACGACAAGCCCGCCGCCCGCCCGGCGCCCTCGGGACCCGGCGGCAGCGACAGCGCCCCGGACGGCTCGGACGGTTCGGGTGACGCGACCGGCCCCGCCGCGCCGCCCGGCGCCGACGGCATATCGGAGACGATCGACCACGCCACCGAGAGCGGAGGCAAGTCCGTCTCGATCACCATCGACGACGGGCCGAGCCCGGTCTGGACGCCCAAGATCCTCGCGGTGCTCAAGCAGTACGACGTGAAGGCCACGTTCTGCATGATCGGCCCGCAGGCCAAGGCCAACCCCGCCCTCGTCAAGCAGATCGTCGCGGCCGGCCACCGGCTGTGCGACCACACAGTCAGCCACGACGAGGCCATGAACAAGAAGCCCCTCGCCTACCAGAGCTCCGAGGTCCTTGACGCCCAGAAGATGATCGAGGAGGCCGCCGGCGGTGCCAAGGTGCGGTACTTCCGCGCGCCGGGCGGCGCCTTCACGCCGGACAACCGCCACATCGCCGCGAGCCACGGGATGCGTCCGCTCGGCTGGAACGTCGACACCAAGGACTGGAAGCAGCCCGGCACCGCGACCATCGTCAACACGGTCAAGCAGGAGCTCAAGAACGGTCCGATCGTGCTCTTCCACGACGGCGGCGGCGCCCGCGCCCAGACGGTGGACGCCCTCAAGGACGTCCTGCCCTGGCTGGCGCAGCAGGGCTACACGTTCAGCTTCCCCGCCGTCTGA
- a CDS encoding response regulator transcription factor, with translation MTIRVVVADDQALVRGGFRLIIDARDDLEVVGEAVDGQHAVRLVGELRPDVVLMDVRMPVMDGIEATRAIVASGSATRVLVVTTFDLDEHVLTALRAGASGFLLKDIRPAELAEAVRVVARGDALLAPTVTRRMLDRFAHTTAPAAPAALDGLSPREREVLTLVGQALSNSEIARLLHLSEATVKTHVSAVLRKLALRDRVQAVVAAYDLGLVEPRRG, from the coding sequence GTGACGATCCGGGTGGTGGTGGCCGACGACCAGGCGCTGGTGCGCGGCGGGTTCCGCCTGATCATCGACGCCCGGGACGATCTGGAGGTGGTCGGCGAGGCGGTTGACGGGCAGCACGCGGTGCGCCTGGTCGGCGAGTTGAGGCCGGACGTCGTCCTGATGGACGTGCGGATGCCGGTGATGGACGGCATCGAGGCGACGCGCGCGATCGTCGCGTCCGGCAGCGCGACCCGGGTCCTGGTGGTCACCACCTTCGACCTCGACGAACACGTACTGACCGCGCTGCGGGCCGGGGCCAGCGGGTTCCTGCTCAAGGACATCAGGCCCGCCGAGCTCGCCGAGGCCGTGCGCGTCGTGGCGCGCGGGGACGCGCTGCTTGCGCCCACCGTGACCCGGCGCATGCTCGACCGCTTCGCCCACACCACCGCGCCGGCGGCCCCGGCCGCGCTCGACGGTCTCTCCCCGCGCGAGCGGGAAGTGCTCACCCTCGTCGGGCAGGCGCTGTCCAACTCCGAGATCGCGCGCCTGCTCCATCTGTCGGAGGCGACGGTCAAGACCCACGTGTCGGCGGTGCTGCGCAAGCTGGCGCTGCGCGACCGGGTCCAGGCGGTGGTCGCGGCCTACGATCTCGGTCTGGTCGAGCCGCGCCGGGGCTGA
- a CDS encoding GNAT family N-acetyltransferase: MSELEFRDVPESDVERALELWWLVYHDRPAEPAKRAYHRAMVLRCDRVGAYDGDALVGFLVAHRFTLSVPGGELPCPGLTFVSVAPTHRRRGVLSGMIAEVFRRCAEHGRPIAALWATEAAIYGRFGFGAGTYGTSVEIDSTRPLALRVDPDPRALRLIDPEDAPAELGPCYEATRARRAGRVARDTERWRGEWLPETDEDDDELGPPRVVGLGATGEPLAGYAVYRTRREDDPAKPGTVQVAELVADTPAGEAALWNYLAGIDLTGTVRAWGLAPDDPLLLFATDRDQVRAVAQFPALWIRLVDVRAALTARSWAAEVFLTIDVRDDRIPANSGRFRLAASPHGCAYEPTPAAPDLAFDVRDLAACYLGGTEVRRLVMAGLVAEYTPGAAEALDAALRTGELPHTVDEF; encoded by the coding sequence ATGAGTGAGCTGGAGTTCCGCGACGTGCCCGAGTCCGACGTCGAACGTGCCCTGGAGCTCTGGTGGCTCGTCTATCACGACCGTCCCGCCGAGCCGGCCAAGCGCGCCTACCACCGCGCGATGGTGCTGCGCTGCGACCGCGTCGGCGCCTACGACGGCGACGCGCTCGTGGGGTTTCTCGTCGCGCACCGATTCACCCTGTCCGTGCCGGGCGGTGAACTCCCGTGCCCGGGGCTCACGTTCGTGTCCGTCGCGCCCACCCACCGCCGGCGCGGCGTGCTCTCCGGGATGATCGCCGAGGTGTTCCGGCGCTGCGCGGAACACGGCCGCCCCATCGCCGCCCTGTGGGCGACCGAGGCCGCGATCTACGGCCGCTTCGGCTTCGGCGCGGGCACCTACGGCACCTCCGTCGAGATCGACTCGACCCGCCCCCTCGCCCTGCGCGTCGACCCCGACCCACGCGCCCTGCGCCTGATCGACCCCGAGGACGCGCCCGCCGAACTCGGTCCCTGCTACGAGGCGACCCGCGCCCGCCGCGCCGGGCGCGTCGCGCGGGACACCGAGCGCTGGCGCGGCGAGTGGCTGCCCGAGACCGACGAGGACGACGACGAGCTCGGCCCGCCGCGCGTCGTCGGCCTGGGCGCCACCGGCGAACCACTGGCCGGGTACGCCGTCTACCGCACCCGGCGCGAGGACGACCCCGCCAAGCCCGGCACCGTCCAGGTCGCCGAGCTGGTGGCCGACACCCCGGCGGGCGAGGCCGCGCTGTGGAACTATCTGGCCGGCATCGACCTCACCGGCACCGTCCGCGCCTGGGGTCTCGCGCCCGACGACCCGCTGCTCCTGTTCGCCACCGACCGGGACCAGGTCAGGGCCGTCGCCCAGTTTCCGGCGCTGTGGATCCGCCTGGTGGATGTCCGGGCCGCGCTCACCGCGCGGTCCTGGGCCGCCGAGGTCTTCCTCACGATCGACGTGCGCGACGACCGGATCCCGGCCAACTCCGGCCGCTTCCGCCTGGCCGCCTCCCCGCACGGCTGCGCCTACGAGCCGACCCCGGCCGCGCCTGACCTCGCCTTCGACGTACGCGACCTGGCCGCCTGTTACCTCGGCGGCACCGAGGTCCGCCGTCTGGTGATGGCGGGCCTGGTCGCCGAGTACACCCCGGGCGCGGCCGAGGCCCTGGACGCGGCGCTGCGTACGGGTGAACTGCCGCACACCGTCGACGAGTTCTGA
- a CDS encoding carboxylesterase family protein, with protein sequence MADVRAVTAALAGALALLLSAPVPATPAAAAPVAHTRAGALRGSAHEGYRVFEGVPYAAAPVGALRWAAPRPPAAWPGIRDARRPASACPQPAGEVPGGSTDEDCLYLNVTTPSNAAPGRPKPVIVWLHGGGFTSGAGSSYDAHRLAVGGDVVVVSVNYRLGALGFLARAKLPGSGTFGLADQQAALRYVRDDIGAFGGDPTRVTLAGESAGGYGVCAQLSSPSATGLFRRAIIESGPCAGGPARPFAPFALAPSAAEASGSELTAAVGCGKAADVLGCLRRVPVPKLLAAQGADQEPEYGTALLPRDPADAVAFGRAARVDVLIGANHDEGTAWAAGIMAAGVSVTPATWPDVVRDFGPDPARAPEVVRAYPLRGAEGGPVFGALIGDADYACPTLRTGALLAAHQRVWRYEFADPDAPRPTPAPPPFPLGATHTTELPYLFDLGGRPREMAERQHRLAATMIGYWTRFARSGDPNGDGAPHWSRSAVQSLAPGRTGPVRPEPGHHCALWATMP encoded by the coding sequence GTGGCTGACGTGCGCGCCGTCACGGCGGCGCTCGCGGGCGCTCTCGCCCTGCTGCTGTCCGCGCCGGTCCCGGCGACACCTGCGGCAGCGGCTCCCGTGGCGCACACCCGCGCGGGAGCCCTGCGCGGCTCGGCGCACGAGGGCTACCGGGTCTTCGAGGGCGTCCCGTACGCCGCCGCGCCCGTCGGCGCGCTGCGCTGGGCCGCGCCCCGGCCGCCCGCCGCGTGGCCGGGGATCCGCGACGCGCGCCGGCCCGCGTCCGCCTGTCCCCAGCCGGCCGGCGAGGTGCCCGGCGGCAGCACGGACGAGGACTGTCTGTATCTGAACGTCACCACTCCCTCGAACGCCGCGCCCGGCCGCCCGAAGCCCGTGATCGTGTGGCTGCACGGCGGCGGTTTCACCAGCGGCGCCGGCAGCTCCTACGACGCGCACCGCCTGGCGGTCGGCGGCGACGTGGTCGTCGTGAGCGTCAACTACCGCCTGGGCGCGCTCGGTTTCCTCGCGCGCGCGAAACTGCCCGGCTCCGGCACCTTCGGCCTCGCCGACCAGCAGGCGGCGCTGCGGTACGTGCGGGACGACATCGGGGCGTTCGGCGGCGATCCGACCCGGGTGACGCTGGCCGGTGAGTCCGCCGGAGGGTACGGCGTCTGCGCGCAGCTGTCCTCCCCCTCGGCGACGGGTCTGTTCCGGCGGGCGATCATCGAGAGCGGCCCCTGCGCGGGCGGCCCCGCGCGCCCCTTCGCCCCGTTCGCGCTGGCCCCTTCGGCGGCGGAGGCGTCCGGGTCGGAGCTGACGGCCGCGGTGGGCTGCGGGAAGGCGGCCGATGTGCTCGGCTGCCTGCGGCGCGTTCCGGTGCCCAAGCTGCTCGCGGCGCAGGGCGCCGACCAGGAGCCCGAGTACGGCACCGCTCTGCTGCCGCGCGACCCGGCGGACGCGGTCGCCTTTGGGCGGGCGGCGCGGGTGGACGTCCTGATCGGCGCCAACCACGACGAGGGCACGGCCTGGGCGGCCGGGATCATGGCGGCCGGTGTCTCGGTGACGCCGGCGACCTGGCCGGATGTCGTACGGGACTTCGGGCCCGACCCGGCGCGCGCGCCCGAGGTGGTGCGCGCCTATCCGCTGCGCGGCGCGGAGGGCGGCCCGGTGTTCGGCGCGCTCATCGGTGACGCCGACTACGCCTGTCCCACGCTGCGCACCGGGGCTCTCCTTGCCGCCCATCAGCGGGTCTGGCGCTACGAGTTCGCCGACCCCGACGCGCCCCGGCCCACCCCCGCTCCCCCGCCGTTCCCGCTGGGGGCCACCCACACCACGGAGCTGCCGTATCTGTTCGATCTGGGCGGCAGGCCACGGGAGATGGCGGAGCGTCAGCACCGGCTCGCCGCGACCATGATCGGGTACTGGACGCGGTTCGCCCGCTCCGGCGACCCCAACGGGGACGGCGCGCCGCACTGGTCGCGCTCGGCCGTGCAGAGCCTGGCTCCCGGCCGTACGGGGCCGGTGCGGCCGGAGCCCGGACACCACTGCGCGCTGTGGGCGACGATGCCCTGA
- a CDS encoding GPP34 family phosphoprotein, which produces MTSLPLSLYGRMYLAAYDTDAGAVYDRTRTGFLLRVAVLTELARTGRVADAAGEVTVPGPGATGDPVLDHVLGALRRRRRTWKAWVRADREETLGAVEDRLAELGALTVRERAAFARTARREVGVRDAAGVRAFQDGLRARLRDGAAVGSDEAVLLALAVAGRVRHLVPRADARAHKDRVEALTGTFDAVAPSLGAAVRGLGTTLVAAQGGMGGG; this is translated from the coding sequence ATGACGTCTCTCCCGCTCTCCCTGTACGGCCGGATGTATCTCGCGGCCTACGACACCGACGCCGGCGCCGTGTACGACCGCACCCGGACCGGTTTCCTGCTGCGCGTGGCGGTCCTGACGGAACTGGCCCGCACGGGCCGCGTCGCCGACGCGGCGGGCGAGGTGACCGTCCCCGGTCCCGGCGCGACGGGCGATCCTGTCCTCGATCACGTGCTGGGCGCCCTTCGGCGGCGCCGCCGCACCTGGAAGGCGTGGGTGCGCGCCGACCGCGAGGAGACGCTGGGCGCGGTGGAGGACCGGCTCGCGGAGCTCGGCGCGCTCACCGTCCGTGAGCGGGCCGCTTTCGCGCGCACCGCACGGCGCGAGGTGGGCGTGCGGGACGCGGCTGGGGTGCGCGCGTTCCAGGACGGCCTCAGGGCTCGGCTGCGGGACGGCGCAGCGGTCGGGTCCGACGAGGCGGTGCTCCTCGCGCTCGCTGTCGCGGGCAGGGTGCGCCACCTCGTGCCGCGCGCGGACGCCCGGGCCCACAAGGACCGCGTCGAGGCGCTGACCGGCACGTTCGACGCCGTCGCTCCCTCGCTCGGCGCCGCCGTGCGGGGCCTTGGGACCACGCTGGTCGCCGCCCAGGGCGGCATGGGCGGTGGCTGA